The stretch of DNA CCAGCTGCCCCTCTTAATCTGCTGCTGTctccctgtcccccctccccagtccTGCCTCTCACACTCTGCTTCTCACACTTCTaatcccccacctacctccagTTCTTCCGAAGGCTGCAGATGCTGTGGAGGGTGGGACAGGAGCTtgaggagggggctggagagCCAGAATCCTGAGCTGGAGAAGGGGCTTAGAAGTCTGAGGTAGGCAGGGAAGCCCTGGGCATGGGGGAGAGTCAGCGGAAAAGGAATAGAGAACCGGGGCTACAGCCGCCATCAGGCGTAGCAGGTTTGGGGCTCAGTGGTTTAGCCAGGGGTGAGTGCTGGAGAGTAGTCACCCCAAGTCCCTGCCACATCCTAGGGTCACTGAGGGGCTTCAGATACTAGTCCCTCCCAGGAGTCAGGGGTGTTGCtgacctgcccctgccccagagccAAGGACATTCGGcccagacaactgtccccaagGGAACCCCTCCCTCAGCCCTAGGAGTACAGCTCCACTCCCTGGGCCGGAAGAGCTACAGCTGGCTCTGGGGCTGTCCCTGCCTATCCTGCAGGAGTCcatggagctgggggagggaagccCTCCACCCTGTGCCCATACAAGGCCTGGTGGGGCTGGGGACTAATTTTGGCTCCTGAGGCACCAGCAGGCCAGGGGGCCAGATAacgctgccccaccccctgcatgCCAGAGTCCCCAGAACAATCACCAGGTTTAACTTTGTTCCCCGTTAAAAATAGCCCAGTGACCATCCCGGTCAGGTTACAGTGGATAGCTTTGCCTATCCTCACACTGGTTTTATTGTCCCAACCTGAGGGACAGCTGTCCCTCAGGCCACCCAGCTTGGATTTCAGCAGGGGGGCCAAAAGGGCACTTGAGTGGTCACTGACTATTGTTACTCAGGGTCACCTTGGCCCTGGAGGGGGCACCCACCTGTCACCCTGGCCCTAAGCCCGGCCTCAGTGAGGCCAGCTGGGTCACCTCAGGGCTTTGGCTGGTAGGGAGGGAGGAGTGAGGACTGTGACCTGGGaactccctgcctcttcctgccttcagtttccccatctgtggaaTGGGTTGATTTCCTTAACCGCAGCTAACTCCTGAATCTGAGTCCTGAGACCTCCTTTCCTCTCTAGGTAGAACAGCTGACAGAAGAGCAGAAAAATGGTGAGTGCTCCAACACGTATGGGGATACAGTGGTGCCGGGCTGGGAGAGCATAAGGACCCCAGAGGCTGGGGTCCCTTTTACTATGACCTCAGAGGTCTTGGAGGGAAATGGGCAATTGGCAGGTAGCCCCAGAGGTCTGGCCTTCTGGGGTCCCGGCTTCTGAGCCCTGGCCACCCTGTAACTCCCCCAaccatctcccctccctctccccctgccttcgGACACAGAATTCAAGGCAGCCTTTGACATCTTCGTGCTGGGCGCCGAGGATGGCTGCATTAGCACCAAGGAGCTGGGCAAGGTGATGAGGATGCTGGGCCAGAACCCCACACCTGAGGAGCTGCAGGAGATGATTGATGAGGTGGATGAGGACGGTGAGCCCTcctactcccccccccaccgcccccacggCCCCAGACCCGCCTCAGCCTCAGCTTGCTTGGGACCCgagttctggctctgccactcattACTCGgtgcccttgagggaacccattagcctctctgagcctcagtcatgtcatctatgaaatgggcatGACGACCGCACTCATCTCATAGGGTTGCTATAAGGGTGCATGTAGGGACTACACTAAGGCTCAGCGTTGAGAGCATTCTAGCCATCCCTCACTGATGGCCATGCCGCGCCCCTCACAGGCAGCGGCACAGTGGACTTCGATGAGTTCCTAGTCATGATGGTTCGGTGCATGAAGGATGACAGCAAGGGAAAGTCTGAGGAGGAGCTGTCGGACCTCTTCCGCATGTTTGACAAGTGAGTGCGCCTCCCTGgacctctgaccctgaccctagctgaggcagggaaaggggacaGTCTTGTGACCTCAAGGCCTCAGTCTCCCATTCTGTGCTGTGGGAGAATGGGATGTCCCTCTTCCCAGCAGCCCCGCCTAGCCTCCTGGGGTCATGGGTGGGgctgcctcttcccttcctttaacCTGCACCAGGAGCTCTGAGGTtcgcttcctccctccctcctgcccctttccacctgctcccgccccaccccctgcccccgccaacACCCAGAAATGCTGATGGCTACATAGACCTGGACGAGCTGAAGGTGATGCTTCAGGCTACAGGCGAGACCATCACGGAAGATGACATTGAGGAGCTCATGAAGGATGGTGACAAGAACAATGATGGCCGCATTGACTATGACGGTGAGGGGGCGCTGCTGTGCCGGGCCCCTGCTACCCACACCTGGCCAGACCCCTTCTCTGACCTGGGCCTGCTCCTTTCTTCACAGAGTTTCTGGAGTTCATGAAAGGGGTGGAGTAGACACCAGCCCTCGCCCGGAGCTGCCGGTGCCACCTTCCAACTCCAGCCGGGCCCTAGGGTGGGGGCAAGGGGCTGGGGTCCCCAGGATGTGAGCTTGGGTGTGTTGTCGACCCTCCCAAGGAGGGGGTGGGCCCTCCCTGactgcctcccccagccctgtcGTAGGGAATGCGATTAAAGCTCTGCTCCCTGGATACCTGCTGTCTGGCTTTCACACCCCAGGGAGCTGTGGGTGCTCTGATGTCCATTTCCTGCTTGCACTCCACCTGTCCCCCTACACCGTCTTCTACCAGCGGGCTTAGGTCGGGTTGGAGATGACGGTGTTCCATGGCTCAGTGACTTCTTTCTAGGACTGCTGATGCCCAGGCCCCATCTCCAGAGTTTCAGCATTTGGACTTGGAGGTGGCCCAGGAATCCACAGTGAACATGCTCCTGGGGGCTGTGGCTTTGGTCGCCAATGGGCAGCTGAGAGGTCCTGTGCTTGGAGAGAGCAGAGCACCCTGCTAGGCCCTGGAGGCCACTTGGCACGGCAGCCCAGCTCCTTCTCAGCTCCGGTTGTGGAGAAGCGGGTTgctctgggggctcagtgggctgTGGCACTTGCATTTCACACTAGTGGCACTGACTGCTCAGGAATGGAGGGCACACCATCTGCTCTCCCTCCATTCACCCATTTGCCAAGTGAGGGGCTCAGAGAGGTGCAGGGACCTGTCAAGGTCATCAGTGAGTCTGGTGACCAACAAAGACAAGTGGCTTCCAGCCCGGGGCTCTGTCTGATACACCAGGTCCACACCGGTGTAATTTCCAGTTCCCTTGAACCTTGGAGGCTCCAGCAACCCACTATCCCTTCCTGATGGAATGGAAATGTAAGGCTTGGTGGCTCTCAACTTAGTGGGGGTCAGAGCAGTGGCACTGGCCTTGAAGAGGGTGGCAGCAAGGACATGGCGGTGTCAGCAGTGGTGCTCGCAGAAGCGACAGCTGGCCATGGTGTGCAGGCTCCAGCCAGAATGCCAGCAGCTGTCTTTGCTCCACCCAGCCACTCCGAGGCCTCTCCACCTGTGCCCTGGCCTTGGCATTCTCCAGACAGGCTCAGCATTCCAGAGACAGTCTTAGAATTCTGGAGATGCCTCCAGCGGAGGCCAGAGCTATGGGAGCTCTCCGGCTGCCGGAGAGCGATGGGGTCCCTTCAGGCCTACCCCCGGGAGCTGGAGAACTCAAGGACCTGTGCGTTATACCGCGGAGCAACGACAtcctgggagaggaagcagagccACCGTGGGCCCACCTGCCCTGGTCACATCCCTACCCTGTGCCCGGCATTGGGCCGGATGCTACAACCATTCAGAGGGAGGCTCTGTCCCTAATTTCATGAAATTGACCATCAGCTCAGGAAGACAAGAGAGTGATGAATGCAGTGAGGGAATCAGTGTGGTGCTGGAATGGGGATTATGGAGATGCGGTGGCCACGAGGCAGGAGTGGTATGGGATCCTGGATGATGTGCGTTTCTGGTGGGACAGTCACAGAAGAGAGAGTGAATCTTCTGTACGTGTCCAAGTCACGATGCCTCTGGGACAGGGTCGTGAGGATGTCCAGGCAGGGCTGGAGCTAAGTGAGGAGGCAGAGAGTGCTCTGTAAAGTCACGTGTCCTGAGTAAGAAGGGCTTTCCCAGCCCCGGGCCCGGTGAGGCCCATGGGGAGACTGAGTATAGACAGGTGGATCT from Neovison vison isolate M4711 chromosome 6, ASM_NN_V1, whole genome shotgun sequence encodes:
- the TNNC1 gene encoding troponin C, slow skeletal and cardiac muscles, whose protein sequence is MDDIYKAAVEQLTEEQKNEFKAAFDIFVLGAEDGCISTKELGKVMRMLGQNPTPEELQEMIDEVDEDGSGTVDFDEFLVMMVRCMKDDSKGKSEEELSDLFRMFDKNADGYIDLDELKVMLQATGETITEDDIEELMKDGDKNNDGRIDYDEFLEFMKGVE